One Saimiri boliviensis isolate mSaiBol1 chromosome 7, mSaiBol1.pri, whole genome shotgun sequence genomic window, attacaggcatgcaccaccatgcctggctaatttttggatttttagtagagatggggtttcaccatgttggccaggctggtcttgaactcctgacctcaggtgatcgcctggcctcagcctcccaaagtgccaggattataggcgagagccaccgcacctgcctgATCATAGAGTTTTTACAGGTGATAAGGAGGGTAGTGGCATCACCAAGAATGGAAAGATGGGTATAtaggaaggaaaataataattttcaggttgcaaaaagttgatttaaaaaatagatatatgtatagggcgagcacggtggctcacacctgtaatcctagcactttgtgaggccagggtgagcagatcacctgaggttgacagtttgagaccagcctgacaaacatgggagaagccccgtctctactaaaaatacaaaattagctgggcgtggtggcacatgcctgtaatccccgctactcgggaggctgaggcaggagaattgctcgaacccgggaggcaaaggttgtggtgagctgagattgtgccattgcactccagcctgggcaataagagcaaaactccatctcaaatatatgtgtgtgtgtgtgtgtgtgtgtgtgcgcgcacgcacgcgcacacGTGCATGTGCTTCTGtttgtatatatgcacacatatatacatacacacatatatgtatacatacacatatatgtatttacaagatgggtcttgccatgttgcctgggctgatcttaaactcctgggctcatgcaatcctcccatctcagtcttccaagtagctgggattacaggcatgcactactgcacccagctctggGGCAAATTGATTTAATGTGCTGCCAGGATATTCATGTGACAAAAGTAGTTACAAATCTAGGCCTGAAGGTTGGTGATTTCCAAATCCATATGTCCAGTCCAAATATTTAAAGTGGTCTGGACTGGGGATACAGATTTGGGAATCATCAACATAAACATTGttttgcaggctgggcacagtggctcaagcctgtaatcccagcactttgggaggccgaggcgagtggatcacgaggtcaagagatcgagaccatcctggtcaatatggtgaaaccccgtctctactaaaaatacaaaaaattagctgggcatggtggcgcctgcctgtaatcccagctactcaggaggctgaggcaggagaattgcctgaacccaggaggcagaggttgcagtgagccgagattgcgcaattgcactccagcctgggtaacaagagcgaaactccgtctcaaaaaaaaaaaattgttttgcttgACCATGAGTCTAATTAAGTGCTTCCTTAATGTAGAATAGAAGGAAATGAAAGTCCAAGACAGATCTTGGAGAACTCTTGTATTGAAAGGATGgttaacaaaagacaaaaaaaaaaaaagagagaaaaagaaaaaaacggccgggcgcggtggctcaagcctgtaatcccagcactttgggaggccgaggcgggtggatcacgaggtcgagagatcgagatcatcctggtcaacatggtgaaaccccgtctctactaaaaatacaaaaaattagctgggcatggtggcacgtgcctgtaatcccagctactcaggaggctgagacaggagaattgcctgaacccaggaggtggaggttgcggtgagccgagatcgcgccattgcactccagcctgggtaacaagagcgaaactccgtctcaaaaaaaaaaaaaaaaagaaaaaaaagaaaaagaaaaaaacggaaaCGGAGAAGGATGGTCAGAGAGGCAAAGAAAACCATGGAAGAATTATAACAGAGTTGTGTCATGGAAGCCAAGAGAGGAAAGATTTTCAGGAAGGAAAGGGTTGTCAACAGTGCTTAGTCCATTTTGTGATggtataacagaataccacagactacaTAATTTGTAATGAGCATAAATGTATTAACTCATGGTTCtggtggctgggaagtccaggatcaaggggctggcatctggcaagggccttcttgctgtgttattCCGTGGTAGAAGGGCAAAGAAAGGTTGGGGCTGAGGGGAATTAAACTTATCCTTTGATAAGGAGCCCATTCCCAAGATAAGGGCATTCATCCATTCATAAAGGTTGTGTtctcatgactcaaacacctcccattaagGCCTGCTTCCCAACACCACTGCATTGCAGATCCAATTTCCAGCCCATGAACTTTGGACGACATGTTTAAACTGTAGCAAATGCCAAGTGCTATATAGACAGCTCAAGAATGCTGAGTATAGAGAAATAGTTGGTAGATTTGACACTAAGAAGGCCACGATGACTGGGGCTTCTTATGTCCACAGGCCTCTCCACCATCAACCAGACTCGTCTTGATTTTCACTTCTCCTCTGATAGAACTGCTGGTGGCATGGAGGTCCAGCAGGCCAGCCTCATGTTCTTTGTGCAGCTCCCTTCCAATACCACTTGGACCTTGAAAGTGAGGGTCCTTGTGCTGAGTCCACATAACACCAACCTCACCTTGGCTACTCAGTACCTGCTGGAGGTGAATGCCAGTGGCTGGCATCAGCTCCTTCTGGGGCCTGAAGCTCAAGCTGCCTGCAGCCAGGGGCACCTGACCCTGGAGCTGGTACCTGAAGGCCAGGTAGCCCGGAGCTCAGTCATCCTGGGTGGAGCTGCCCATAGGCCTTTTGTGGCAGCCCGGGTGAGAGTTGGGGGCAAACACCGGATTCGCCGACGGGGCATCAACTGCCAAGGAGGGTCCAGGATGTGCTGTCGACAAGAGTTTTTTGTGGACTTCCGCGAGATTGGCTGGCACGACTGGATCATCCAGCCTGAGGGCTACGCCATGAACTTCTGCATAGGGCAGTGCCCACTACACATAGCAGGCATGCCTGGTATTGCTGCCTCCTTTCACACTGCCGTGCTCAATCTTCTCAAGGCCAACACAGCTGCAGGCACCACTGGAGGGGGCTCATGCTGTGTGCCCACATCCCGGCGCCCCCTGTCTCTGCTCTACTATGACAGGGACAGCAACATTGTCAAGACTGACATCCCTGACATGGTAGTAGAGGCCTGTGGGTGCAGTTAGTCTATGTGTGGTGTGGGCAGCCCAGGGTGGCGTGGGCAAACATGCCCCCACAGATGTGCACTTCCTTGAGAGGTGGGAATGACCCCATTCTCTGTCCAGAATGTGGACTCCCTCTTCCTGAGCATCTTATGGAAATTACCCCACCTTTGACTCGAAGAGACCTTCATCTAAAGAGTCACTGTCCCATCTTTCTGACCACTACCCTCTTTCCTAGGGCAAAGTCCATCCCGTTAGCCCCACATGCTTACTCCCAACTCCAGGGACTCAGACCCATCTCCAGCTGCAAGCAATGCCATCTAGTTCTCAGGCAAAGACACCCTTAGCTCACCTTTAATTGACCCTGTAACCTACTATGTCTTCCTGTCCTTTCCACTTGATGGTCCCCACTCCAAGATGAGTTGACACAGCCCCTTCTCCTGATTTTTGTAGATCTCCAGAGAGCCCCTTCTTTGGATTCACCGAAGTTTAGATCACTGCTGTCCAAAATAGAGGCTCACTCACCCTCTATTTGTTTCGAGCCCCTTTCCTTCTTACTTGTCCCGGTGAACTGCCGACGCTCTCTTTGCATACCCTCATCCATTTTTTGtccttctctgcctttctctgtgcCTTTAAGAGCTGACTCACCTGAGCTCCCCTGCCCTCTGGCTTCCTGCTGAGGCCAGGGCATTTCTTATTCCTGCTCCCTCTCTGCCTAGGTGCCATGGTTTTCTGTGTAACTGGCTGTACTGTGTCCCTATGCTATTAATCTGGCTACCTGCTTCCATGGCCTCAGCTCTGCCTACATTCTGCTACCACTGCTTCAACACTAGTGGGTCCTAATGACTTTCTATGTTGCTAGTCCCTAGGGCTTCAACATCTCTTACTGGTTCCCTTAACTCTACCTATACCTCTGTAAATAAAACAGACAGCTGAATGGTTCCTCTATCTCCTACAAGGGCTCTAACTGGCAGCCCAGATGACACAGAGCCTGCCTGCTTATGCTGTAGTCTGCCTACTCTACTCtctcttcacatggtcttcttgGGACTGAGCTATTGTATCCATCTCACACTTTATGCCTCTTCTTTCTTAGCCACCCCTACCCCCCCATCCTTCCAGAACCGTCTTTAGGTCTCATGACTAATAAAAACCTAGGTTTTACCTGTTCCCTCTGTAATCCCTCCAAAAGATGAGACAGATCAATGCTCAGGCATCAAGTAAATTGACCAGCTGTGGGCAAGCAGGtgcgggaggcagaggcatgctCAGAGCTGGCTGCCAAACCCTGTGACTTGCCTTCCTTTCACCTGCCCCGGGTGCTCCACCCAGGAGTCCTGCCTGGATGCTGGAACAGGCAAGGGCTGCTGGAGTGGgacagggagaagaggaaggcCTGTGTGAGGAGAGGGTAGCATTTgccctgagactgggtcatttttAGACCTTTGCCCTTCCTCCCCCAGATCTCCTCCCTTTGGCTGGACAGTCCTGAACCACGAGGTCGATATTGTCTGCAGCCCAAGGCCGAGCTTGCGCAAAACCCATGTGTTCTTTGGTAAACGTGATGTCTGTGTTTGCTCTGCTTATAACCCCCTCCTGTGAGGTTAAGAGGTCCCTGAAATAGGAGCCCTGGAGGGGAAAGTCTGAAAAGGACTCCCTGGAGGCCTGTAAATCTGAGCATGGGGGCTTCCTGAGCAGCCCATGGAAGTTATTGCACCTTTAACTTGAGGAGACCTTCATCCATGGAGCATCTAAGGAGGCCTTCCGGTGTCTCCCCCATATGCCCCCAACCCCCACACCCCCGACCCCCAGATCTAACCTCCTTCCCAATTACAGCTTAGTCCCCAGGGCCAAGACTGGGGTAAGGCAACGTGAATCATTCACCTGGGGTGGGGGATAAATTTTAAGGAGGTggtaaaaaatgtattaatcaaGATAAGATTTCAATGCAAtactttttaaagtcaaaattgatgcaaaaaaaatccatgatgaacaaaatagcctatttttaaataaaaacaggatcagcattatttcctttcttttttggctCTGCCTTTTGTaaaacagggagagagagggtCTGTCTTCTTccaaacattttcttctagagcttCCTAGCTCCTACCTTTAGACTCCTGCAGGCTTTTCTCATTTGAGCAAGATAACCACTCCCATTCCGCTTCTTCTACTTCCTTACCCACCTCCAAGCCTGTCGCTATCCCCCAGCCCCCAACCAGGTTTGTGGTAGGGCAGGCAGTGAGGCAGATGGCTGGGGTATTTATAACTCAGGAGCACTTCTTGGGAAAAGTGACTAAGATGCTAAGAGCATATTTATAGCTGAGCTCTGACGTAAGTGTCAGTGGGGAGGTAggaccaggccaggcacagtagcaagGGGGTGGAAGAGCTAGAAATTGGGGGCACCTGACAGTGAGGGTGGGGCGAGGTGGGGTCAGTGACTCCTGCAGCCACTTTTTGTCACCTCCCCTGACTCTGCCTACTGATACCAACAGGTAAGTCTTCCGAGGCACCACCATGGATAGACACCTCCGCTTTGCCAACCCAATGTTCAGACCCCAGGGGGTAGAGGGCTGTCATTtaccagcctaaccaacagaatgggagctgggagctggggagaACACCGCACAAAGGGCTTGAATGTGTTTCAGAGTCTGGGGAGAAATGCAGGGTGGAGAGGAGAATCTAAGTGTCTCAGTGTATGCACCCTCCGCCACCCCGCCAAATAGTGCCCTGAGGTTCTAGAAAGAGCATGGTACACCGCCAAGCTCCACTGCCACGTGTCCGTGTGATGAGTTCCAAACCCAAAGGTAGCAGTGATGTGGATCCTGAAGTCAGCCTCTCTTCTCTGGCAGTGTGATGGGGAAAGAACAAAGGAACCAGTTTCTTCCTGTCTCTTGTGGGGGACGCAGGTTCCCCAGAGTGAGAGGTCTAGGAGCACTCCTCATCGATCCACTCCCCAGAGCTGCCCCTTCCCTGTCCCTGGGGAGCTCCAGCCAACTGCAAGCCAGCTGTTGTCCAGAGGCCCGGCACTGCCACATGGTGGACACTGTTGGTACTGAGGCCCAGCTCTCCAAGTAGGACCCCTGTCCCGCAGGTGCCAGCTCTAATAGTCTCTCTTGACAGCCCCCGTCATCTAAATAGAGGAGAAATGAACAAAGTGCAGTAAGGACACATTTCCCAATCACACTCGATTCCCCCACAGCTTTCTCCCCGTCAGGCTTCTTGGAGGAACTGGGGCATAAGGAGAAAAGTTAGCATGAGGCCCACCCTCATGAATTCAAGGTGGTGGGGGTCTGGGTCCACCCCATTTAAGGCCAGTgagggcccagtgcagtggctgacGTCTAttatcccaacaccttgggaggctgaggtgagaggatcgcttgtgcccaggagtttgagaccaccctgggcaacacagcaagaccctgactctacaaaaaaattaaaaataaattagcctagcatggtggcacgcacctgtagccttagctactctggaggctgaggtggaagaatcacttaacCCTTGGAGGTCGTGATCAGggcaccacactccagcctggatgacagagtgagaccctgtcaaaaaaatacaataaaaaatacaataaaaaataaagccgccgggcgcggtggctcaagcctgtaatcccagcactttgggaggccgaggtgggtggatcacgaggtcaagagatcgagaccatcctggtcaacatggtgaaacctcgtctctactaaaaatacaaaaaattagggccgggtgaggtggctcaagcctgtaatcccagcactttgggaggccaaggcgggtagatcacgaggtcaagagatcgagaccatcctggtcaacatggtgaaacctcgtctctactaaaaatacaaaacattagctgggcatggtggcgcctgcctgtaatcccagctactcaggaggctgaggcaggagaattgcctgagcccaggaggcggaggttgcggtgagccgagatcgcgccattgcactccagcctgggtaacaagagcgaaactccgtctcaaaaaaaaaaaaaaagtagttaaggccgggctcggtggctcaagcctgtaatcccagcactttgggaggccgaggcgggtggatcacgagtttgagagatcgagaccatcttggtcaacatagtgaaaccccgtctctactaaaaatacaaaaaactagctgggcatggtggcgcgtgcctgtaatcccagctacttaggaggctgaggcaggagaattgcctgagcccaggaggcagaggttgcggtgagccgagatcgtgccattgcactccagcctgggtaaggagagcgaaactccgtctcaaaaaaaaaaaaaatacaaaaaattagctgggcatggtggcacgtgcctgtaatcccagctactcaggaggctgaggcaggagaattgcctgaacccaggagatggaggttgcggtgagccgagatcgcgccattgcactccagcctgggtaacaagagcgaaactccatctcaaataaataaataagtaaataaatcaataaagccAGCAAGGAAACATAGTCAGGAAGGCTGAGACTGGGAACCAAGAGAGCTGTACTCGTCTTGCTTTGTTGTCAAAAGCTCTTAAAGTTGGCATTTCCCACTCCCATTAACATGCCTgaaggctggcgtggtggctcatgcctgtaacctcagccctttaggaggctgaggcaagtggattgcttgagcccaggagttcaagaccagcctgggcaacatagccagagcCTGTCTctatgaacaatttaaaaattagccaggcgtggtgctgtgCACTACTGCTTCAGCAGTGTCTATGAGGAAGCTCTGAGTTCCAGTGGGTATTTCTCTGGGGCCCCAGCTattaaggaagctgaggcagaaggcttgcttgagcccaggatttcaaggctgtagagagctatgattgtgccactgcgctccagcctggacaatggattgagaccttatctcaataaaataaaataaaatttaaaaatttaaatttaaaaaaatttagtggcacgtgcctgtaatcccagctactcaggaggctgaggcaggagaattgcctgaacccaggaggcggaagttgcggtgagccaagatcgccattgcactccagcctgggtaacaagagtgaaactctgtctcaaaaaaaaaaaaaaaaaaaaaaaaaaaaatttaaaaagtcctgGAGCTACTTCTAGGATGCCCCAAATTTAGTCAACTCTCACAGTCCCTTGAAAGAGAAGTGGCAGCTGGGTACAGGCCCTCCCAAGTGCCATGCCCCCTGTCAGTACTGATGGACTCTGCCCTGTGTAAGATTGCATCACCAACACCACCACCTCTCTGGGCTTCCCCAGACACCAGGGGAACACATTTCCCGCCCCAGCCCCCACTCTGGCCCTCCTCTACCTCATGTTCCAGGCCACTGGACTCTGAGCAGCCAGCACAGGCAGGGTCAGGGGTGATTTCGGTGCCTCGTGGCACTGCCACCTGGGCCTGAGCAAGAGGACTCCATTCTCTTACCTGCCCAACCCCTCACCCCATCCCAGCCACAGTGCTAGAAATAAAGAGACCAGAACTTTCCTTCTGGCCTAAGAGCCCCAGAGAAATACCCACTGGAACTCACAGCTGCCTCATGGAAACTGCTATAGCAGTGGTGAAGCTAGAAAGACTAGAGGTATGAGGGAAAATTGCCCTTCCCCACCTGGCTCATAAGGCATTCCCTCCCCAAGTCCCAGACCTTGGGGACTGAGCCTGTGAAATCATCCTCTTTCTTGCATCATGCGTGTCCACATcgcacccccccacccccttaCCCCCACTTCAGGCCCAGTCACCATGGCCAGATGGTGAAACCTGAGCTGGTGGGGAGGAGGACCTCCACCCCCTGCAGGGGCCTGATGGGCAGCACAGCTGGCCAATCCTAGGGCTCAGAGGGTAGGTGGGCTGGCTGACCACTAGGTTTGGAAGCCCCAGGCAGCTGGCTCTAAAGAGGCCCCGGGTCAGTAGCCAGACATAAGCTGTGAGGGTCAAGCACAGCTATCCATCCGATGATCTACTTTCAGCCTTCCTGAGTCCCAGACAATAGAAGACAGGTGGCTCTACCCTTGGCCAAGGGTAGGTGTGGCACTGGCGTCTGCTGTCACTGTGCCCTCGTTGGCCCCCAGCAATCAGACTCAACAGATGAAGGAGCTGCCATCCGAGGCTACCAAACCAGGGCCATTCACCAGGAGTATGGGGCTCCCTGATGTCCAGCTCTGGTTGGTGCTGCTGTGGGCACTGGTACAGGCACAGGGGACAAGGTCTGTGTGTCCCTCCTGTGGGGGCCCCACACTGGCACCCCAAGCAGAACGAGCTCTGGTGCTGGAGCTAGCCAAGCAGCAAATCCTGGAGGGGTTGCACCTGACCAGTCGTCCCCGAATAACTCATCCTCCACCCCAGGCAGCGCTGACCAGAGCCCTCCGGAGACTACAGCCAGGGAGTGTGGCTCCAGGGAATGGGGAGGAGGTCATCAGCTTTGCTACCGTCACAGGTGGGTGAGGGAGAGAGCGACAGGCAGACAGCAGACagggaaagggaggcagaaggGGAGCCTGGCAGGAGCTGCAGAGGGAGTGGGGTGtggcaggagaaggaggagctggggcagggaCTGGTGGCACAGGACACAAAGCAGTCTCTACTTATTCTAACGGTGAGTTCGGGTTCAAGGGAGAGCAGTGGGCAGGATCAGGGGAGTCTCAGAGGAGAGCTTCATCTCtgctcacatttttctttcccttctctgtctTTCCGGCAGACTCCACTTCAGCCTGTAGCTCCCTGCTCACCTTTCACCTGTCCACTCCTCCGTCTCACCACCTGTACCAGGCCCGCCTGTGGCTGCACgtgctccccacccctcccagcaCTCCTTACTTGAGGATCTTCCGATGGGGACCCAGTAGGAGGCGCCAAGGGTCCCGCACCCTGCTGGCTGAGCACCACATTACCCACCTGGGCTGGCATGCCTTAACTCTGCCCTCTAGCGGCCTGAGGGGTGAGAAATCTGGTGTCCTGAAACTGCAACT contains:
- the INHBC gene encoding inhibin beta C chain isoform X1, giving the protein MTSSLLLAFLLLAPTAAATPRAGGQCPACGGPTLDLESQRELLLDLAKRSILDKLHLRQRPTLNHPVSRAALRTALQRLHGLPQGALPEDNREQECEIISFAKTGLSTINQTRLDFHFSSDRTAGGMEVQQASLMFFVQLPSNTTWTLKVRVLVLSPHNTNLTLATQYLLEVNASGWHQLLLGPEAQAACSQGHLTLELVPEGQVARSSVILGGAAHRPFVAARVRVGGKHRIRRRGINCQGGSRMCCRQEFFVDFREIGWHDWIIQPEGYAMNFCIGQCPLHIAGMPGIAASFHTAVLNLLKANTAAGTTGGGSCCVPTSRRPLSLLYYDRDSNIVKTDIPDMISSLWLDSPEPRGRYCLQPKAELAQNPCVLW
- the INHBC gene encoding inhibin beta C chain isoform X2; amino-acid sequence: MTSSLLLAFLLLAPTAAATPRAGGQCPACGGPTLDLESQRELLLDLAKRSILDKLHLRQRPTLNHPVSRAALRTALQRLHGLPQGALPEDNREQECEIISFAKTGLSTINQTRLDFHFSSDRTAGGMEVQQASLMFFVQLPSNTTWTLKVRVLVLSPHNTNLTLATQYLLEVNASGWHQLLLGPEAQAACSQGHLTLELVPEGQVARSSVILGGAAHRPFVAARVRVGGKHRIRRRGINCQGGSRMCCRQEFFVDFREIGWHDWIIQPEGYAMNFCIGQCPLHIAGMPGIAASFHTAVLNLLKANTAAGTTGGGSCCVPTSRRPLSLLYYDRDSNIVKTDIPDMVVEACGCS
- the INHBE gene encoding inhibin beta E chain; the encoded protein is MKELPSEATKPGPFTRSMGLPDVQLWLVLLWALVQAQGTRSVCPSCGGPTLAPQAERALVLELAKQQILEGLHLTSRPRITHPPPQAALTRALRRLQPGSVAPGNGEEVISFATVTDSTSACSSLLTFHLSTPPSHHLYQARLWLHVLPTPPSTPYLRIFRWGPSRRRQGSRTLLAEHHITHLGWHALTLPSSGLRGEKSGVLKLQLDCGPLEGNSTVIGQPSQLLDTAGHQQPFLELKIRANEPGAGRARRRTPTCGPATPLCCRRDHYIDFRELGWRDWILQPEGYQLNYCSGECPLHLAGSPGIAASFHSAVFSLLKANNRWPASTSCCVPTARRPLSLLYLDRNGNVVKTDVPDLVVEACGCS